ACAAAACGGCGAGCCGGTCGAGCGACTCGCGGATCCGCGCGGGCAGGTCGCCGCCGCCCTGGCCGGCCGGAACCGACAGGTGCAGCGTCGCGTGGCTCGTGCCCGCCGCGCCGGACGCGACTTGGAGCCAGCCGCCGTCCCATTCGAGCCGGAGCCGGTCGCGGCTCCCGGCCGGGGGCGGGTCGACTGGCTCCGGCAGCCATTCGCTGAGGTGCGCGGCATCGGACGCGACGGCGT
The nucleotide sequence above comes from Amycolatopsis sp. AA4. Encoded proteins:
- a CDS encoding SRPBCC family protein; this encodes MSEFEAQRRMPAPAEHVYAVASDAAHLSEWLPEPVDPPPAGSRDRLRLEWDGGWLQVASGAAGTSHATLHLSVPAGQGGGDLPARIRESLDRLAVLSGSPG